In Cryptomeria japonica chromosome 5, Sugi_1.0, whole genome shotgun sequence, the genomic window gtctcaccatcaaactgaacaatttgacacaagcttagtgcaatattctaaggacgtttcaaggatgttcgaatcaatactatcaaacattgatcaccattcaagttaatgcataagcaatgagtgtagGACGATTCGGAGTTAAGCTCGTAttattctagttgaccacacaaggcgcacttacaagcagcaagaggctagtggtatcgATTAGGCagattccacatgaatacattcaacaacttcttccattcaatctaatcagcatgaaaataaattgagaagtagaaccatgaggcttgttgaaataacaaatttcaccataacttcaatgaaaagagtatctcatttacaagtcataccaacaattcttccttctcttaatctactctaattgctattctacttgCTATTCTATTCACTTTTCACTACTCTATTCActactattaactattaactatcaactattagcctttacaaatgagagattgagcttttatagagagctcatttacaatgaatgacCAAGATAgattctccatcaatggccaggattttacaatgaaaccctgattagggtttgttacaacaaacttctccATAGCCAATCAGAAAATTTCATTCAGTAAGTGTGGACCAATAGAaatcaggggtaggtgcctcgaagcttgtgccatcactggtgagcttgattcattgaacttggatgcATTGATGTGGACTTCATTGACTGGAGGAATGGTGATTGGAACGCCATTTGGGATGCCACTTCACTCTTGCACTTTGTATACTTGAGTTGATTCACCATGAAGGAATatgtcttgatactcaacattatctagcttcagtgatgatgacgatgatctttaaactttgattaactcttctgaaactatctgctcttGAAGTTCTTAGAATGAACTTTTGATGCCATCTTCGCATCTCTCCTTTGGAATTCCTTATCTTGTGACtttctttcatgttgttgatgttgtagATCATGTCTTCGCGCAAGTGAATGCTTCTTGTTTGATCTCCTTATTTCCTTCTTCatttcctgcaaaacaaacaagcaaataTCAAATATACTTAGGCTTGGTAAGAGCATATAAAGAGAATTCGTCATCATGAATCAACACTTGAAGTTGCCTTTTTGCTCGCGAAGAGGAGTTCTTGTAGTCTACTCCCAAGCTTGTGCTCATGAAGTTTGCCTTGCTTCTCATAAAGTGATCTTTGAATTCTCACCTTTCATCCTTTCAACTCAAAAATGATTCTTTCCAACCATCAAAtctctttcaatgtagtggtctTGTAATCAATCttggaaattcgccttcaattAGGAACACACGAAGTAGAATTCACTCCATAACTTTTACACTTGAAATTCACCTTTGAAGCTTAGAACATGAAGTTCATTCCAATACATCAACTCAAAAAGTTGCCTTAAATGTGAATTTCCCCCCAAAACACTCTAGACATGACGTTCGCTCTCTATCCCTTAAACATGAAGTTGCACACTTCGCTTCAAGGAGGTAATTCATGAGGTTCAAACTTTGTTCCTAtctctcaactcatgaagttgttGACTTCGCTTGACTTCTTCATTAAGTATGAATTTTGCTTCAATATCTCAATGCATGAAGTATAACTTCGCTCCAAAGGCTCAAGTCATGATGATGTTGAATCTCACTCTTATCCATCAACTTGTGAGGTTCGCTTGAGAAGCAGAACTCATGAAGCAATGATTTCACTCTAAAACCTTCTAGGATGAAGTTCACTCTTTCACTTTAATTCATGAAGTTCGCTTCAAAACCTAAACTCGTGAAGTAACAATTTCGCTCCTCCTAAGCAATTCGTGAAGTGGAGGATTTCGCTTGAAGCTTGCAGCTACTGAAGTTATCAACTTCGCTCATAAACATCAGTTCATGAAGCCGTCAACTTCGCTTCAAAACACTAATTCATGAAGTAAGAAACTTcgctcatctcttttgatgaagtatGAATTTCGCTCCAAGTTGTTTGAACCTGAAGTTCGCTCCTATCTCCTTGAAGttgaagttgtaaaatcactctacttTGCTCCTCTTGGTGAGATCATGAAGTTCGCTCTCTTTCCCCAATGCATGAAGTTATCTACTTCGCTCACCTCCTTCAACTCATGAAGTAGCATTTCGCTCACCTCCTTCAATTCATGAAGTTGGGAATTTTGCTCACTTTCTTCAATTCATGAAGTTGGGAATTTCATTTCAAAATGTAAACTTGTGAAGAAGAAACTTCGCTCTAAAGTGGTGAAACATGAAGTTCACTCCTATCTCCTCCAAGGTGAAGTTCACTTATCTCTGGctcaacatgaagttcgctccttcTTGCTCAATATGAAGTTCACTCACCTTTTGCTCAACACGAAGTTCGCTCACCTCTCcttcaacatgaagttcgctcacctctcctccaacatgaagttcgctcacttCCACTTGAATCCGAAGTTCGCTCACTTCCACTTGAACCTGAAGTTATTCGACAAGTTAGTCTCTCCGtcaagattcatatatggaatataacatttaagtattactttaagttatattccatatatattgtcaggatatttgagagtggtttcgggcctccaggagttataatgcaaaatctagtttttggaggatccttcaaatttccagacagtcaaatttcaagacattttaggatcaggatgacattctagacttctAATGCGAGTTCGCTCAGACCTTGATGTAAGGAACGGGACctaggacactatgcattcaacgaaggcttgatttagcaacttgaaacgtgaccagatagtacacaaaaaccctaggaatgatctaaataacccctaatcactcaactgaaGGAGATCCACCTGGCTTAATGAcgtttgagaaactcaatcccttcaatgcaaaggctaagacactgaaacaaccaacaacaaaactaaaagagctaaccctagaaagcaaaaagtggggatccccatttgcaatgggccgatgtgtgaatacctcacaacaggctccacctcttcatttgtaaaggttaatagacaaTAGATCAGGTACAGAGAATAGTTAGTATATCACTagcaaatagttagagtagagtaggaagagaaggcaaagattgttaccAAGACATTGTTGTACgaagcatgtaaacttcattgaaggcatggtgaaattcatatgttgattcaacaatttgcatgatctctacttctcatttaattttcatgttgtttagatgaatggaataATTTTGTGTATGATCAATAGTGAAATTCTTATATCCATACTACTAATGTCACCGTGCCAATTGAAAAGTGTCTTGCGTGCTCAACTAgatccatcttagccaagcttaacttcaattatcactccttcattgatatgcatcaacttgatggtatcTATGCTTTAGTGgtaatttgaaaatcataaagctattcttagaagatcgcactaaccttgtggagatgttcattgcatgtcaaagcaagacttagttgaaTTTCGCCAAAGATCGTCCAATGTTCTTacattcgtaggattagattagctttctcaaCCCTTTATCCTTTTGCTAGTTTTTTCAAATCAAGTGAAATTTCCACGTTCTAGCGATATTCAAAGCACTTAAGcattcaacgtaagtccaccttgtgattccagcaatatcacatcaaacaactgagtctatccaagagcacgtcaagacctgATATCGAGAACCTTGAAGTCGTCCCATTTGTTCACATAGCTTATAGCATTTggggagtctttgttcaagagaggatagaatacttattattttattttgtgttgcatagtgcgtaaaaacaccatcaacGACAACCAACCTAGAAATCGCAAAGCCTGAAGTGTAAAGCAGAAAAAATTTGAAGCACGTCTCCTATTTTTTGGCCTAACTTACAGTATCTTTGAACATAAGCTTGGATATATCTCTAGAAGTTACTCGAACACAAGTTGAGGAACCAACAATGCCATTGGTTCCTAAACCATTTTCTTTCTCTTTAGAGGCACTTCTTCATTGATGGTTCTACTCTTTTCCTTTTATACACTACTTGAACTTCTTGTTCCCAAgtagttttctttgttttcttgggTTTAAGAGGTTCTAGATCTCTAGAACTGTAATATACACCCTTGTTTGTTTTTAAATAAAATTGTTTAGAGAAGTAGCTGGAGATGCAGAAATTGTGTTTCACAATATATCTACAATGAAACAACTGAAATAATTCTCCAAAtacaatatttcaaagaacccacaACCAGCAATAAGCTGAAAGTACGTAGAATCTCGTTACGATAAAATATCAAAGATACCCATTTGTTGATTACAAATAATGATGAATAGCATAAAACACATCAAACTAGCCTCATAAACCCTAAACGCCAACTCCCAAAATGAGCTCCAAATGATGCAAACTGAATATCACTAGATTGCCAGGCCCTAGGTGCCCTAAAAGcttcaagaaaactcctagaaATCCAGACATCACCTCTAGGAAACTCAATTGCCTTTCACCAGCTTGTACAGCCAGCCACAGGAACTGTACAGTCAGCTATGTGGAGGTACAGCCAGCAAAATAAGAGGTATAATCTGCAAATTAGATCTTTAATGCTTCCAACCTTGCCTCACaataattttctgatttttagtGCTATATAAATGGAGAGTACAAATTGAAATCTTCAATAATAAAAACCCAGCTATGATTCCTAAGTGAAATCTTCCGGATTAGATCTTTCACTAACATAGAGGATgttacttgcaagggttttgtcCTCACAAAGCCATAGAATGAACAAGTTCAACCAACCAAATCTGTTCTCAAAATATCAATCCAAGCATAAAGCAAATGAGCTCCAAAACTGACTTATATAGGCCTCCAAAAGCCCACGTCCAACTTAGAGGTCTGCACATTTACTAGGGCATCGTCTAAGGCATTCTACCTAGGTCTTCAAATGATCTTTCCTTTATTGAATCATACTTTTGCCTTAAAACTAGTTTTTTCATAATCACTTAGCCCTAAGTCCATGATTTAACATAATCTTAGATTTTTGTCAAACAGTTAAGCTTTTTTTCTTTCAAACTGTTTTCTACTCAATTCATGAAGAAGATCAAACTTGCACGATGATTCCAACTAAAATCCAATCTGATAAATAATTGATTTTGGTTTCTTCAAATAACATCAAATTAAGGGCACAAATATTTTTCACTTAgcaaatttgaattgaaattacaACACCTTGAAACTCTTTTGCAAACTGCTTCTTCAAATACCTTCTTCCTCACTGACCCATCCTCACTTCACAGTGCTTCCTTATTGCAGAAATGGTTGAAAAATTAACTGGTTCTAGGCTCTGTTGATCATTGAGGTTGCAAACGGCTCGCAATTTACTTTGTCAATAACTTCAATGTATTGAATTAATCAGCAAAATTTGGTTTATACTCTTAAATTAAAGACAATTCGTGCAGTTATTAATTCTGCAGGATAATAGGTGCACGCCATTAATGTTCGGACGGGGAGCCTTTTGAACACCTTTTTGTGACTTTTTGCGGAGTTTTGAACTGGATATGGAAATGgatatttggtgtttaaaatgtaTATATCTAACATCCATCTCCACACGAAAAATTCCACAATTTACTTCCTTTGTTATGGCTCAACTTGCAGGAAACATTATTGGATCCGAATATAGAAGTGCAGGAGTAACTTATATCCGGTCCGGTTAGGATTCAGGAATTGTATTTCCACAAACTACCATCTTCAATACATTTTGTTACCTTTCTCATTCGCGGGTAAGTTATGGGTGACGAGATATTACAAAGGATATAAATCCTATCTGGTATAAAGTAGAATatccacaaaaaaatatttttcaccttGCTTTAGTCTTTTGAGGGTTTGCAGGGAAAATGCATAAATCGGGACATTTAAGCAAAAGCAGGATTATGTCTAGTGGGTGTAAAACCTGCAAATCGACTGTATTCTTCGAAAAAGAAAATTTGAGAATCTTTCAGGGGATCTTAACGCAACATTGGTTGCTCCCACTAAGGCATGATGAACGCTGATAAGATTCATAACTAAAGATAATTAAAATCCAGCGCATTTTACAAATGTTTAGACAATAGAGAAATGCTGACACTGAGGCAAGAAATCCAAAAGCTAAACAAAACTAGAAGGGCATGTTGTGAAAGGCATAATAAGTAGAACGTAGCCTTAGTAGATATGTAGGCAGCTTGTGGGTTACCAAGGTTTTATACAATAAGGATGTACGCCAAGCTTTCCCAACCGCATCAATGGCGACATATAACCTCACCCAAGATTTGCCCAAAGAAATTTACAAAATGCATTGAAATATAAAGTATTAGAAGAATCGCTAGATTATGGCAATAAATCTTGAACATAAGCGAGTCTCAGCTCCATAAACTTTAGAAAAACTGAGGACAGAAATTTGTTTACGTGGCGAGAGAGGCAGACTCATTCTCAAGAAACTGCTGTTTAAAGAGTCTAACAGAATGATATCATTCTCCCGAGGCATAATTGCATATGGATAGATATCGAGCTTATGGCCATCGAGTACAGTATCCACTGTGTATCCATCTTCCAGTACCAGAGAAGATTCTGTAAAAAGAAAGGAGAATATCAACTCATTCATATACATACAACACAGTTTTTGGGATACAATACTATTTTTTCACAGTTATAACCTACTCGTAACTACACATATAGAACATTTGAGTAAGTGGCATGGCAGATATATCTGAAATTTTGAATAAATGTATCACTGAATGCAAAAAAAGTTGACGCACCTGTAGCTTTGATGAAGCTTGACATGAATATCAAAGCTAATAACATTGTGTAGTAAGCCATATGTAGGAGGAAGAACAGCAACAACGAAATTATATATGCCCTTTAGAAAACAAATTGAGGGTTTCTTGCAGGTCTCAGGGGACTTCTTCAGAAGCATAAAATGTGAACAGTAATAACATGAAATGATGAGGCCAAGATGATGGCAACAATGGGAAGAGTGGAGATCAAGTTTACTCTTACAAAATAATGAAAGCTAGCATGATTTAAAATCAATTCTGGGTAAGAAGCATCGCCTTAAAGATGGACTGTTGTAGTGGTAAAGCGAACGTGATTCCATTGAAAGTGAccctatcaaaaggaaaaaatgtggaaaaaaattgactgatgTATTGAAGTCTTTTGACAATGCCCTAAATACCATTTTATTCTTAACATAGTCATTAAGGTTCTAGTCGTTGTCTTCTTTATTTCGTTTTTTAGGTTCTTGTCGTTTTTTAGGTTCCTGTCATTGTCATCTTTATTTCGTTTTTTAGGTTCTTGTCGTTTTTAAGGTTCCTGTCGTTGTCTTCTTTACTTTcggttttccttttctttctacttttaacttctatatatatatattccattatTATGTTTTCATGACATGAGTGTAACTGGATGTCATGAATGTGGTAGCATTTTGAAACTATTGTAAGTATTATAATAATCTCTTTCATAAAACACATGAATATATGTATCTAgacctattttaaataaataaatatgttcaATCATTTTAGTTTCACAATATTTAGTGTATGTGAAGAATGTGGTAGCATTTTGAAACTATTGTAAGTATTATAATAATCTCTTTCATAAAACACATGAATATATGTagatctattttaaataaataagtatGTTCAATCATTTTAGTTTCACAATCTTTAGTGTATGAAAATATACAACTTACTTTTCCTTTATGTTTCTACTTCGTCTTTCCTTTAAAAGATTGTGATTCTATTGCCTAAGGGGTAGGCACTCATAAACATTTACTAGTATTGTAGGAATGAAACAGTCAAGTTGTGCACCTATAGTCTTATTATATAACCAAGGATTTACCATCAAGAGATCTATGAAATGAATCTATTTCATGAGGGTTATTCTTGCAAATTTTTATCATCTATATAAAGGTTTTGAGACACCTAGTTATTCTTAGCTCGGCGACAAGCTCTTAGTCCAAGTCAACAGATTGGGTTTGGTTCTTAGTATTCTTTATTctatattttatttgattttaacAAGTATTAAGCTATACCCCTGAGCTCACCCTCCTAAGTCTAAGCCAAGCTCAAAGAGAAAGAGATAAAACTCACTCTTCTATAGTTGACCTTCAACCTTCCACAATCTATTGATAAGCGCATTTCACTTGCATGATGATAACCTTAACCTTGTTTGTGAGATTCATTCTAAGAAGTGGAGCTATAATTTTGGAACCAAATAATCCAAAGGTTATTTTTAGAATTATGTGAAGCATGTGGCAAGTGCATGCATGACATATACAAATTTGACTTGATTTGAGGATGGATTAAGAATGTGCAAGTAGATTTGttgattaactaattaattttaaCCAACTAATAGTTTTAGGGGGAATTTtagaattaaataaatagtttatatttatttaattttagaagaTTGGGATATCAAAGGCAAattcaaatatataaatattaaatttactCATTTAAGGTTTGTAATATAAttgaaatggttaaaatgattaattgattaattaattaaattattcaaatttatttaattaatgttaggaAGATGATCaataacttaattaaatatttgactttatttaattaatgatgagATAGGTATACAAAGGATGAATCAAATTATATAAAATTAATTTCAATCCAAAAGTAATTTTCATCTTTTAAAAGTTTATTAGAAAATCAAGATCAAATATTGGATGGTTTATTGTGTTTCTTactataattaaattaattcaaataatCACTTCCATAAACtttaataaaattaatttcaaTGTTAAAGTAAGCTTCATCATATAATGATTTACTAGAAAATCAATATTGAATATAAGATGGCTTATTGTATTTGttattacaattaaactaattTGTTTTAACCATTTATTTAAGATTGTGAAAGCATCACCAACTATGAAACTAAAACGCTAACAAATATTATAACTTAACTCTAAGACTAACACGCTAACTAACTATATTATAAACCTTAAAGACTAACTAACCATActttataacttaaccaaactattAACACATGACTAAACTAAATATAAATTTTTACACTGCTTTTACATATTCTATTATATTCCATGGGGTTACCTCCCTTACACTCTTAACATATGTTACTTTCCAGCTTCGAATCATAGAAGCTATAATTTCTGCGAAGGGTATCAAACAACTAGGGACTTTTGTTCTGTATTCTATGCTGGTATTCCATTCGCTTTAATCCTGTTGCAGACGGCAAGGGTCATTGAAATCAAAGGGTTTAGACAAGCGAGGGTGGGTAGCTTTTGAATAGGGACATTCTTGCAGCAGCAGAACAAGATGGCATTCGCAGCTCAGTTACTGACATTTTCTGCGTTGCTCATCATTTCACAGGTGCCATGTTTTTCTTGTTTCTGGAATTTAGTTTCGTTAGTATTAGCGAAATTTACTCCTACTTATTTACAGCAATTGGGCTAGTAAATGCAGGCATACTCTGGTGTTGATCAGAAGACACACTCTGCAATGGAGGCATCAGATGATGCTGCTATCAAGGCATTGCAGACTAAAATCAGGTAGGGGTTTCTTTTTTTTCTTATATCAAGAAAGCCCATGATTTTTTTTCCAAGAATGCTGTGTTGTTCAACGTGTTTTGGTAAAACTGCGTCTTCTTCCTTTTTCAATGATAAAGTCACAAAAGGGGTCTTCTACTGCCATTCCACTCTGAAATTAAATACTGTCATTCATTACCTCAAAAGCAAGCTTTGAAGGGACTGCGTTATATAATACTATAATAATCATCCAGCAAATGGCGAGAGAGTGACCCTAGTTGAAATTCCCTGAATTACAGTAAAGTCAATCAGGTTACATGAGAGAGTGATCCAAGTTGAAATCCCCCAAATACAATAAAGTCAATCTGGGTACGTGATCACAACCCAGCATAACCCAAATTTATAAATCTTGAGAGCGTGGTCAAAGCTTATCCTAAGGCTCGTCCAATGTTGAAGTTGGTCATAGCCATGCCAAATAATTTTCAATGGATAACGAAATTTGATAGAAGGGAGCAAAATTTTATGTTAACTATTGTCACGCTGGATATGCCATTTATCAGGACCCGCTAAGCCCAAGCAGATAAAAATATTAACATCTAGACTGCTGTACCTGAACCCTGAACCCAAACTCGGAATATGAACTTGGGTTTTACAAGAAACTGATTTCCCAAGGTTTCATTTTaacaattgatttatttttttcaaaatttgtagctTTATTATTTCTGCAGTGGATTTTGAAAAATTTCAACTGTAATATGGTACACAAAAAATTTTAAGATGACAATTATGTGCAAGCAGTTTGTTTTTCGTAAAAATGCACAGAAAAATGGTAAAACGCATCTTATATATTCTAGGCAGGTCTGAACTTTGCTAGTCTTTGTACTTTCATCTCCAGCCATGTTTATGATTTTGTAAACCCTGGTAGATAAAAACCATCCACGTTTTAGTTTCAATTACACCCATGTTTCCTTTATCTTATTTTGGGGCTTCTTTTTTCAGTGTGAACTGTCATCAAGGCACATAATTAAAATCGGAAGCCCCTTGATTTTCAAAACTGAGAAAGTTtgtacatgattttttttttaaaattatttgatttTTCCAAAAGAAGATCCTGTGAAAATAAAAGGTATGTGCAAAATATGAATAATCTGCTATTTCTGGAATTGCTAGTAGACAGAGACAATCTCTAGACTTACAGAATTTagtatttagtatttactatttataGCTAAATATAACACTCCGATATTTGTTATATTCACCATACTAAGAACGAACCTTGGTATTTACTTCTTATTCAGCCTATACGGTTGTCTATTAACAAAAGCAAAAAAATCACTTTTGGTGTTTCATTTGTCTGTCTTGCTCTAAAGTTCTTGATTTAAGAATCAAAATTTGCATGTGGTTGACCTGTTGAAGGCACTGTCATTTCAGTGTTTCCTGTGTTTGATATGGGTTGTCTCTGTATTTAATTTGGATACAATCTCGAAGAAGCCTTTGCCTTTACATTCAGACTCATTTTCTATGTATTTAGTCTAGTTCTTTCTCAATCTGATTTAAGTTTTCATTACTGTACTTAGTTGTTTGTGACAAATAGTATCAGGTGTGAGGATTTTTTATCTTTTAATATGCTTTGTACTTGTATTCATAGGTATCAATTTAAGGATCAGACTTTACTGATACTCGCAATAACCCACGCTTCATATTCATTTGACAATAATGGGGCTTTGAATGTTCTTGGGTACAATATCATTCAAGCTGCTATTTCTCTTCATTACGTGTTAAACAATTCTGCCATTGGAAGTGGAGATTTACATTCCAAGATATCCGAGCTCTCCAATTGCACAGTTCTGTCAAAAGATGCTTTTGATTTACAACTCCATGATTTGATTAAAGTGGCACCCAAAATCAATCCTAAGAAGCAAAGTATTTTATGTGGTTGCTACCGTGCTCTGTTTGGAGCCATTGGTGCCGATGCTAACCTTGATGTTGCAAAAGAGAAATTTTTGATAAGGCGTAAATTGAATGCCGCAAGCATCATGCAGAAGCATCTTACACAAGGAGGCCTTCGTTCGGAATTGCTCTGAACTGTTGAATAATTCGTCTATCATAAACGGAAGTTTTCTTTAGGTGGGCATGTGTACATAGATACGTAGTCTACAAAGAAGTTTTATCGAGTAGATTAAAGACATTTTCTCATGTTGATCTATGCAAATTTCTTTTATGGGTGGGCAGGTGTACATGGATGCTTACTGAGTAGTGAGGTTTTCTTGAGTATATTAAGTACAATTGGTATGTCTTAATCTTTGCAATTAATTAATACACATGGTACATGGAAAGTGAATTTAGTATTCAAATGCAATTACTTGTGGGTCTAGAAGCAATTGAGCTCGATGGAAATTGTTATTGTGCATATTTATGGGAAATGAAAATATTGAGTTTTTAATCTGTTTTATAGACTAGGTATATGCTAAGGGTATTTATAGAGGATGGAATGCACTTAGATGAAGTAGCTGACAATTCAAGATCTAGAGATATGCGTGGTTCTGTGCTGTTACTAGCAGAAGCAACAGTTTTGACTTGGGTAAACTAGCTGATAATCAAACTAGACGTGCATGGTTCTGTGCTGTTACTAGCAGAAGCAATAATTTTACATGAGGATTAAGGTCAACATTTattcttttgagggttttcaaAATTTAATACTTTTGTTTTAATTTAAAGCTGCAAGTGTTAGAATTTATTGCCCACTACCGTTATGATAGTCATATAACTTTTGTTTTGATGACGACAATTATAGTCATATAACAGATATTGAGCTTTGAGGCGTTGAATGGTATTAATAATTGACTGTAGGTAGACTGTAGGTAGACTGAAGCAGCTCTGTGTATGAAACTTTTGAGATTTGGGTGTATTTGTCTTCGGTTTCTGTGCTTTGGTAACATTTGTATGTAGTTCGTTTAAGCAAACAAAAATGCCTTTTATCATTTTGACTTCATATAATTCATTGAGttgaaaaataatgataatgcaatcATGTCAATAAGGTATACATCGACAAATCTCTACTCTGAATGTTGTGAGTTTTTAAGTTTTGAATAGTGAGAATATACATTAGAGTTTAGTATTATTGAGAAAATGCTCAATCttgcttttataatatttatttataattattaattggcAATTTGTAATTATCTTTTAGTTGTCATGGAAGTTGATAAATGCAATTATGATAAGTTGTAAGATGTGTTTTTTAGTTGTCAAAATAGAAAAAAACATGAAAAAGGGGAAAGAAAATGAAAGTTTGGATAAGATAAAAAAGATCTTTCAAAATGATGATAAAATCAAAAGTTGAAAGAGGAAGTTTTCTATTTTTTGTGACCCTGAATGGTTTTAGAAACTATTTGTGATTTGTGGTTTCTCTTGTGCCTATATATTTAGG contains:
- the LOC131036385 gene encoding uncharacterized protein LOC131036385 isoform X2; this translates as MQAYSGVDQKTHSAMEASDDAAIKALQTKIRYQFKDQTLLILAITHASYSFDNNGALNVLGYNIIQAAISLHYVLNNSAIGSGDLHSKISELSNCTVLSKDAFDLQLHDLIKVAPKINPKKQSILCGCYRALFGAIGADANLDVAKEKFLIRRKLNAASIMQKHLTQGGLRSELL
- the LOC131036385 gene encoding uncharacterized protein LOC131036385 isoform X1, with the protein product MAFAAQLLTFSALLIISQAYSGVDQKTHSAMEASDDAAIKALQTKIRYQFKDQTLLILAITHASYSFDNNGALNVLGYNIIQAAISLHYVLNNSAIGSGDLHSKISELSNCTVLSKDAFDLQLHDLIKVAPKINPKKQSILCGCYRALFGAIGADANLDVAKEKFLIRRKLNAASIMQKHLTQGGLRSELL